The Solanum pennellii chromosome 4, SPENNV200 genomic interval TCCAAAAGCTCGTAACACTCATTGAGTCTGCTGGCCCTACTCAaggaatcaattaaattattgtAAAGTAGCACACTGCGTTTACAACCAATATGGTCCATATCTCTAAACAGGCTGAGAGCAATTTCCAACCTATCCACACGACACAAACCATCAATAACTATTTCAAAAGAAATGGTATCAGGACAAGCAAGTTCCTTCATGGGGAAAAGATTGTCCTCATTAAAATCACCACTAGAGTCAAGACCCGTTGATGCAGAAAGTAGATGATATGCTTTATCAGTTGAACCATTGTTAATAAGTCCTTTCAGCACAGAATTATACAACAACATCCTAGCTTTCAGATCCAGACTCTCATACCCCCCCTCAACTATCCGGATCATGTCTCTTTCATCACGCACACAAGACATAAGATCACTAAGTATTTTAATATCAGGATGCACTCCTGAAACATTCATATCCTCGTACAGCTGCATAGCTTTCTCAATCTCCTTATTCCTAGACAACTCTTCTATTAGAACACCATAAACAGAAATGTCCAGCACAAAActcaatttcttcattttatccAACAGTTGCAACGCTTTATCTGTTTTACCTTCCCTCACAAAACCATGAATCAAAACAAAACATGTCTTCTCATTTAAGCTAATGTTAAGCTCTTCTATCCTCTCAACCAACTCAAACGCCTTATCCACCTTACCCCACTTACTAAAAGAAACTAACAAGATCGACAAAACATGTGCATCGACCAATCCCTTTTCGTGCATCTCATTAAAAACAACCAACGCATTTTCAAAATTCCCCGCATTACAGTAACACTGCAAAACTGGCGTGTAAGCATACTTATCAAGCTCCCACCCATAGCTACACATCTCCTTCAATCTCAACTCAATTAAACCAACATCACCACCCTTAGATATAGCATCTAACAAACAATTATAAGTAAAACAATTCGGAACACAAAGACCCGATTTTTTCATCTGATCAAACAATTCATTAGCCTCCGTAACCAACCCTTGATTACCCAAACACCTTATAAAGAAACCCAAACCACGAGGCGTAAAATAACACTGAAACTTAACTACATCATTAACCAACACTCTCATTGAGTCAATCTGTCGAGCACCTGATAAGCACTCTGCCATCAAGTTAAAAGTATGACAATTATGACGATACTCTTTTAAATTCGAAGCccaattaaaaaacaaatgagCTATTCTCCAACTTCTAAGCTTTCTAAGAACAAATTCAACAATACAAGTAGTAATCTTTGAACCCAACTCATCAAGTTCTTGGCTTTTTGATGAATCAAGAGGCTTAGTGAATATGTGAACAAGTCTATCAACGATAATTGAATCGTCTATAGAGATTGGGGGAGGAGAATTTATGGGTTTTTGGGAAGTGGGTGTTGAAGAAAATGGAGAAAGATTGTGTTTTGTAAAAGGGGTTTGAACCAGAATGTTGTGGTGAGTCCATATGTTGAGGAGTCGTTTGAGTGAATTGGAGAAAAGCAAATGGGGTCTTCTGATTCTACACAGAGCAGCCATTGATGTGTTCTTGGGGAAGACTGGTGAGTATTTAAGTGTGTAATGGAAGTGTTACTCCATTGTCCAAATTTCTTGGAACAAGAAAGTGTGATTGGTAAAATTGGAGAGGCTTTATAGGCTCATAGGTTTGGTTATGAATAGaagagaaaatgataaaaaatgaacTTTTATGCTTAGAAAGTATTTTTACCTTTTCGCTAACTTAACACTTCCTAACAAAGACGACTTCGTATCAAATAGACTCgtatttaaaacctttaattaacttaaaaccTCCGATTGATCAAAGAATTCGAACCTGAAATCTTTCGAAATCTTTGAGAGAATAGTTATCACTCCATAACTCTTGGTGATAACTTTTATGTTTCAAAGTTTTAATACGCGCTAGCCACTATTGcatttaaatttgtaaaactattaaaaatcaaagaatatCACCATTTGTCTATAAAATTTgcataaaattttaacttcaatTTGATTAAAATCAAAGAATCACCATTTGTCTATAAAATTTgcataaaattttaacttcaatATCAACTCATAATAGGTGAAAGGATTATATATCAATtgtttgatatcatattgtcaACACCTTAGAATGGTCCACTACCTTATTCATAACTATAATTTAGTCATTTGATAAGATTATATTTGATAAGATTATATAAAAGCAGAAAAAGATTTCTATAGTTTTCACAAATTATGAGAGATTATAATATCTACAAGAGAAATACAACTTTAAAAAAGCCAAATTATATgtccaaataaaatttcaacttCAGATCGActtcaaatcatgattttaacctaaaaacatCACGAGtcaactttatatttttattttttttctcaatcaaGATTTATCCAAGAAGCTCGTCATAATCATACTTGACCAaacttttcatttcaatttagaCATTGTTCTATAACTTCTTCCAGCTTTATCATAAAGTACAACATATTCCGGCAGCCAAGTAACTTAGTATCTGTACTTGGTAGAGTAATCTTTTGGTGCAATGACTAGACCCCGGCCTTTTCTGGCACCGCGATACACAGTCTCAACAATGTCGATGAACTCCTGTTTATCCTTAAGCGCCCAGTTGATCTTGTTATTGTTCCCGGTGCCAAGATCAATCATAATGTGCTTGTTCCTGAAGAAGAACATGATAGTGGATGGATCATACAGCTCGTACATCGTGTTAAAATCAGGAACCTCGGTGATGTCAACCAGGTAAATCACAGCAAAGTTCTTGATCGTCTCCGCAACTGAAGACAACACCTCATCCATTTGGAGTCCAAGAAAAAATATGCAATCAAAACTACGGATTTACAAGACACAGTTAAGACGCCTAAGACACGGCAAAGAAGTGTAGAGATGTGCCATAACTTGAACATAGACGAATTGTGCATCATTTGATATGCAAAATTAACAAGACACACTCAGATCCATGAGATGAAATacatttcaagaaaaatgaagGGCTATGAACCACTCACTCTTCTTTAAAAAAGCACTAATAATGTGAAATCAGTTCAAAGCAATGGTTTCAGATTTCTATCAATGGCAGGACGATCCCGAAATTATAGTACTGAGATATATGGCTCACTAAATTgctgtttttatttgtttttaggATGAAGTACGACGGGCAAACATTGTTGGAAGATGTAATAGAGGATACAtggtaaaaataaaacatgtaaaCAAATATTAGCATATTACCATTTATAGGTGGACGAGTAAGATCTTATGTTACTAATTCTAGTCCTGTATGAGATCATACACAGCCTCGTTATGTTTGATTCCACATTTTGTTGTTTCTGCTTGTTCTTTTCTCAATTGTTTTCACCATCACTTCTTTTCTTAATTCTAGTCCTGTTGTCATTGTTGTTATTCTGAGAAAATAACAAGATTTGGATCATCCTAGTCCATGATCTTCAACCTCAATAGCAGCTTCTAGCACTTTTACTATCCTTGACTATGTCGTTCCATAATCCAATACCTAAACTTAATCAGTAAACATTATCACCCCAATTCACCAAATAAGACCATATAGATTAGCTTCCAAAGAACTTTTACTACAACTTAATATATTGGCAGTAAAACAGTTCAAAACTAAAAGCACCGGTTCACCACCAAATCGATTCAGTTTCCATTACACAATATCTCATGAGACATCTGATTTCGGAGAAGGAAAACATATGTAATACCTGCCTCAAAGTGCACTCCGCAGGACTTATATTCCAAACTTATTCACCTTCTGTTAAATTACAAGTGTTTCCAAGCtacctttcttttttctttttggaaagtGAAGGGTAGCTATAACAAAGAATCAACAATCCTCAAACAGCAAAGTTCCTTCTCTTTTCCACaggacttctttttttttttaaaaatcacttAGATAAATAAACACAAAAGGAACCCAAAACAAAACTAACACACCAATTTGTGGTGGATGTACGTTTTAGGTATGGATGAATTCATAATCTATTTGATACGTACAAATATTGTATGGGTCCTCTATATCCACATATTTAAAAGGATTCATCACAATTACGGTAACATCCAATCTACTGCACCACTAGCCCTTTATCTGGACTTTGGACTCACCATGCCTTCCAAAGCTCAACGCAGTTATATTCAGCATAAATAGATAAACAAAAACTACTATCCCAACACTCTATTTGCATCAACAATAACACAATCAGGTGATTCAACCCAATAAAAACACTAAATCAATAACCTTTTTCTGCCATAATCAGTTAAACCAACAGGAACAACAAATTAATAAGACTTAGTGATTCAAACGGAGTTGTCCTTCCCAATAATCACCAATCAATCAAGAAAATCCCAAACCAGTTGTGTTCTAGCCTGCTCCATTCTAGCCATTAAAGTTCCCTCTTTTATCAAGTCATccaacaattcttcttttaagagaaaaaaatacaacaCAAATAAAGTTCAATAGCTTATATCTAATTCAAAACTAGTTCAAGTCTACTACATGACTCCTCTATGTCTATTCCAAGATCCTTCTTTTTAGTTAACAATCCATAAAACAAATTCCTATAAAAAAAGTTCCAGAAATTGACAATTGTTAGTTGAGTCTACTACATGAAAGTTCCAACATTCTCCTTTTCGCTAACAACCCaacaaaattcatataaaaaattgacAATTCCATGTTAAAAAATGCTCATACCATAACTAGTTGAGGTCTATTATATCAATCCTCTATATCTATTCCAAGATTCTTCTTTTACTAAAAACCCAACAAATTTCTTATAAGAATTTCAACTTTTACTAAAAACCCaacaaatttcatacaaaaatttaaagaaattcacaattatatgtttaaaatagGTTACCTGCATACAAGTATCATCCCAATCATGGCCAAATCGAATAATTACAAGACGTTCTTCTTCCGCAAGTATAGCTTGATCCACTGCCCATCCAGAGTGAAGATGTGGCAACAAATACGACATCTCTCTCTAATAGTAGCTGATTCGATCTTTTTATGCAGAAAAACTGAAGCTTACAGAAACAGAGAAGAAGCTTACAGAAACAGAGAGAGAAACAGAGTGCTGAGGTCGATATGAATAATGTTAGGGCTACCAATAGAAGGGTATCAGCATCTAAAAATCGGACCGATCGATAAAtcgaatttttaatttttgtaaaagtatTAGTATTATGttattgatttttgatattaggttaatgataaattgataatttactaGGATGgtaataatttactatttttatctgtatataaatattagatattaattttaatattttattagttattatcttttcttttagCTTTCAATTTATATTGACGTTGGGTTCAtaatttcacataatataaaacttaatagtaagaattttatttcttttaatttctctttgtGTTACATTTATATAGttctttttcatgtttgtttattattatttttattttaatgaatatttgtaaagttacatttattattttgttgctcaaatttattagagaaattatatatatgttgcatAATCATTTTTTTAGTGGTTAAACGTATAGCGGAACAGTTAAAGACCAAAATTGAACTTATTGGTTAAGTTATTTGTTAAGCATATTCAAAAatcgaaaataaaaaaactgaTAAAGCGAACCGATAAATATAACATTGTATCGGCTGATGCACACCTTATTACTACCACTCTCAATGTTGCATATCAATATATtcgattttaaaatttatcgaGTTGACTTtttgattatgaatttgtagaCCGGCTAAACGATTATACAACCATTAAGGATATTAGCTTAAATTTATGGATTATTGATCGGTTCAATATCAATTTAGCCAttaatatttttcacaaaatagTCATTGCAAATTACATAGAAACAAGATAACAAACAAAATGAATCGTGTCTCAAAAGAAAACACTGTCAGATTATAGAATAATTGAGAGGATgagacaaacaaaaataaaagtacgAAACTATATTCTAAGTCTATATATCAAATGAGATAAGTGTaagtatttaatttattatcgaATCATTAATAtacctattaagaaaaaaatctcaaattactaagaaTCGATAACccgataataaataaatcaaaatcacTATCGAAACCACCAAATTGATAGTCTATaaatccttattttttttctatttgaattatCGATTTTCAATTCGATTTGATGGAAACAAATTACGTTAAGAATAATTATTCGTTGATTAGTTAGTTAATTTAAGAGGGATAAAAATATTGATTACCTGTTGCACTAATTTTAGGGGTGTGACACGTttattatatgaataaaattttgaaccacaatttataatgtaattataCCACATGTGCAAGTTATCGTAAGttaaaaatatgagaaaagttattaatagtaataaaatatataaatatgttatttttaatggataaaaataaaaatagttttgtGATAATAAGGTAAGACATTCATTTAGATAACGATAAAAACTTTctaaataaaatacttttatttcttaatatatattataaattgaagtaagataaacatttttttaatgaaaagaaatcaTAACTATTAGGAAAAGAAGGtgtttttaaaaagagaaataatatatttaaataaataaaagacaattttgACTTATTAAGTaacaaaaaacaatatttttagatCAAATTATTGAAGACAATAATATTGTTAGATCAAACTAGCAACTGAGGATATCAATATCTTTCCACTGATCACAATAAAcaccttgaagaacttgaaggCTAGTGAGTTTGCTTATTCATTTAGAGGTGGTACAAACTCCCTATGGAACACATGATAGAACTACAGATTATTCATTCGTCTcgatttatgtgatatattttaaattttgagatttaaataagtctatttattttaaattgtcattACTGACTTACAATACTTCTTAcgttatttataaatatataaattttatttcaaaaaaattaaaaatttcatccGAAAATTTCTgatcaaacttaaattgtttgactttcgaaaaataaatatattacataaattgagataGAGAGGCGAACATAAGAGAAAATCTTGTTAGGTGGCTATATCTAATtgatctaaattttattttctatttctagaaaaagtaaacaaaaataTCAGAATAAAGAAATACTACTAGTATATAAACAAACGAGGAGCCAATATAATAACTAACAATCCATGGCAACATCAACaataacataaattaatatggagaaacttacataaatatacgacaaataaaaatatttatcatcacaacaatatatatttttttcattttatcacctttaatatatttataatacacttataatttatattacaaaagataatttattattcacatataatacaagttttatacATTTATctcacattttaatacacttataattcaTGTGTCAACTTCTTATAAAACAggcattatatattttataaaataattataatacataTCATTGCAtactaaattcatttttaatatatattaaaaatttaacataatattgttataaatgacaataaattaaaaatatcgctaaaatcagtaattatctATTAAAAAGTATCTATCCAAGTATTTACttacaaatttaatattaatttttcatagagaaattttaagtgtttactattattttttattatttttaaataataaattttttaacaaaaatattaaatcaaatttgatCAACATTTTTTCCCCCAATCAAACTTTTTGcgtaaataaagtaatataataatatagattaattcaaaaacaaatttcagGCTTGGTAATACTCATGATTTGaaatttaagttttctttttactattgcatattgatataaatttaaagattttaaaataatttatttttatattaaattgttatatgtaattttctttaatatcattaatttattttttcacaagtaaaaattagaattaaGAAGTGCATCTCATTATTACATGAAGCTCAACGTGGAATATATCTTAAATAATAACAGAAAAATGATTAGTAATTAATATAACAcactattttctttatattctttttctCAGGTAGAATGATATAtagagttaatatttttttttctaaattcatatcaaaattatattttcttcgtcttaattaatttttcttattttttttttaaaaactttatatatttaaaaattatgtaaaatatgtaattatcataattagaaatttataatagttacatgacatataaaaaaattaggttgactctcaaaattttattaatgacATGTAAACGAAGACAtgcaaaataacatatattatttaaaatgatataaaaatactataaatcacaataatcaaCACTTTAAGatacttttataatataaaataaatttgattaactTTCAATGAAATTATagtttgaattatttatttaacatttcggagaaatgccaaaaaaataaaaatgatttggaGTTTAAATGTGAACCTTTTACTCTTGGATtctacttttgaaaatttcttatataattCTAGGGTAAATAAAATAGTGTATGGAATgaatattgatttttaaaattaaggcACTGTCCATAAATCTTTTCCTTTTAACCCATTATTTTGATGTACTTAATTAGTTTCAATTAATTGTATACGAAATAAAAATTACACTGAACaatcaattaactaattaaatttcaatgaatatatttgtatttgtaagTAAAAGTTCGATCAGTGTCACATAAATAGGATAAAtgaagtaacatatattatttgcaATTGaggtaaataataatgtaagttataataattaacaaacttaaaaattcaaaacatataatatataNTTTAcatgacatataaaaaaattaggttgactctcaaaattttaataatgacaCGTAAACGAAGACAtgcaaaataacatatattatttgaaatgatataaaaatattataaatcacaataattaacactTTAAGatacttttataatataaaataaatttgattgactttcaatgaaattataatttgaattatttatttaacatttcggagaaatgccaaaaaaataaaaatgatttggaGTTTAAATGTGAAAAGGAAATGTGAACCTTTTTAGTTTTGGattctatttttgaaaatttattatattattctagGGTAAATAAAATAGTGTATGGAATgaatattgatttttaaaactAAGGCACTGTCCATTAATCTTTTCCTTTTAAcccattattttgatgtttttaattAGTTTCAATTAATTCTATACGAAATAAAAATTACACTGAACAATCaattaactaatgaaatttTAATGAGTATATTTGTATTTCTAAGTAAAATTTCAATCAGTGTCACATAAATAGGATAAATGAAGTAACATACATTATTTTGCAATTGaagtaaataataatgtaagttataataattaacaaatttaaaaattcaaaatatatataacacaataattaacaacttttaatatttgaaacaattaaaaattaatcaactctccaaattttatttatatcatatatgaCATAAATAATATTGTANtacaaattataataattaacaatttaaaaatttaaaagacagTATTATGTTTTGGCTAATACAGAATGTTGTGTGTAGTGTGTATATttagatatataataataaacttttatatgaaattaattgtttttcatAACTAtgatgaatataaattttttgtgaatCTAAGAAggaataacaaaatacaacaattgagaaaaagaaaaaaaagtatttaaaaaagaaaaaaagtattttaattttttaatgttattaacttattagtatattaaaaaatataatttatcaaaaataatgattttttattttaaaaaatgaacaaatatttgaaagttCGGttgtgacaaaaaaaataaaaatagaacaaCCGATAAAAATCTTAATACTTTGAGAAAAAGgatgattatcaaaaaaattgcattaaaatgaaaaaaatatatgtattttgaaCTACTtaaaatacaatactcaaaaaGTATTAGCTTTAAAACTATCAGatcaaaatttggtgtcaataattttttatcatgtcttttttttttctcaagtataattttaacaatatagttccacaaaatataaaagaaatattgaatttcttttctaactaaaatatattataactgCAATGAGTCATATCAAATGAAAGTTGGTTTAGAAATGTAATATTGATTGTGATGGTAGGACAAGggttaattgattatatgagtgTATTGTACATGTAATctatgaatttaattaagttaatcgttttgttttaatcaaaacataatatatatatatatataaattgacaaattcatataaaattttaactcataaattcaaattaaaaacaaaatcttcAAGATCCACACTTTAgataaaaaagtacttttgaaagtgctgaaacttatttttaaaataagcagttatgcgtttggataaaagtgctgaagttaaaaaaaaagttgttgatgtgtttggcaaataagtgctgataaacagctttttaaatcaaaatgtctgaaatacccttaaaagttgttaacataataaaagttaattaatttatattttacagccataaataattatattttgctatcattcacatatttcttcaCTTCAAATTGGAAGTACAGGAAGAAGTTCAGcagctatgccaaacgtgaaaagggaaaaatggaagatagagatgttagggttatgtgggtaatttggagattgtataaaaatattcagggcaaaaaggtaaaaatgtggtcaacttaaaacaacttataagctaaaaaaaaaa includes:
- the LOC107016104 gene encoding putative pentatricopeptide repeat-containing protein At5g08310, mitochondrial, coding for MAALCRIRRPHLLFSNSLKRLLNIWTHHNILVQTPFTKHNLSPFSSTPTSQKPINSPPPISIDDSIIVDRLVHIFTKPLDSSKSQELDELGSKITTCIVEFVLRKLRSWRIAHLFFNWASNLKEYRHNCHTFNLMAECLSGARQIDSMRVLVNDVVKFQCYFTPRGLGFFIRCLGNQGLVTEANELFDQMKKSGLCVPNCFTYNCLLDAISKGGDVGLIELRLKEMCSYGWELDKYAYTPVLQCYCNAGNFENALVVFNEMHEKGLVDAHVLSILLVSFSKWGKVDKAFELVERIEELNISLNEKTCFVLIHGFVREGKTDKALQLLDKMKKLSFVLDISVYGVLIEELSRNKEIEKAMQLYEDMNVSGVHPDIKILSDLMSCVRDERDMIRIVEGGYESLDLKARMLLYNSVLKGLINNGSTDKAYHLLSASTGLDSSGDFNEDNLFPMKELACPDTISFEIVIDGLCRVDRLEIALSLFRDMDHIGCKRSVLLYNNLIDSLSRASRLNECYELLDEMKQSEFQPTHYTYNSIFGCLCRQGDDAGALAMVREMRVHGHQPWIKYYTLLMKKLCKDGQVVKASNFLADMVQEGFLPDVVGYSAVIDGLVKIKQLDDALNLFRGICARGYCPDVVAYNIMINGLCKAKRVVEAQNLLDEMKDKGLIPSVVTYNSLIDGWCKTGDVDRAIAFLTRMNVKEREPNVITYTTLIDGLCNAGKPSDAINLLVNMEANGCSPNRITFMALISGLCKCRKPDDALIYLQEMERKDMKPDPSIYIVLIDAFIKNMNPNEACDLLQKVVHDESLLDLNIKSRPILKEAIRSLSADPRTSSHVKILLEEGHLTALCNVCEIG
- the LOC107018165 gene encoding thioredoxin-like protein YLS8 isoform X1, with the translated sequence MSYLLPHLHSGWAVDQAILAEEERLVIIRFGHDWDDTCMQMDEVLSSVAETIKNFAVIYLVDITEVPDFNTMYELYDPSTIMFFFRNKHIMIDLGTGNNNKINWALKDKQEFIDIVETVYRGARKGRGLVIAPKDYSTKYRY
- the LOC107018165 gene encoding thioredoxin-like protein YLS8 isoform X2; translated protein: MIGMILVCSFDCIFFLGLQMDEVLSSVAETIKNFAVIYLVDITEVPDFNTMYELYDPSTIMFFFRNKHIMIDLGTGNNNKINWALKDKQEFIDIVETVYRGARKGRGLVIAPKDYSTKYRY
- the LOC107018165 gene encoding thioredoxin-like protein YLS8 isoform X3, translated to MDEVLSSVAETIKNFAVIYLVDITEVPDFNTMYELYDPSTIMFFFRNKHIMIDLGTGNNNKINWALKDKQEFIDIVETVYRGARKGRGLVIAPKDYSTKYRY